One genomic window of Polyangium aurulentum includes the following:
- a CDS encoding lasso peptide biosynthesis B2 protein — protein sequence MAARTSLRIRLGAEAIALRLGLVPMVARRSLPELLARLTPSRPPSPPAPREAVDEALARAERIFERAPWVPDTCLYRSLARYALLCRAGYAARFVMGIEPRADPNAEIRGHAWVELDGVPYAEEVDEGMIVTYAYPCLRSGASPGSPGCAPKPPPS from the coding sequence ATGGCGGCCCGCACGTCGCTCCGCATCCGGCTCGGCGCCGAGGCCATCGCGCTGCGGCTGGGGCTCGTGCCCATGGTCGCGCGCCGCTCGCTCCCCGAGCTCCTCGCGCGCCTGACGCCCTCGCGCCCCCCGAGCCCTCCCGCGCCACGCGAAGCCGTGGACGAGGCGCTCGCCCGCGCCGAGCGGATCTTCGAGCGCGCGCCGTGGGTCCCTGACACCTGCCTCTACCGCTCTCTCGCGCGCTACGCGCTGCTCTGCCGCGCGGGCTACGCGGCGCGCTTCGTGATGGGCATCGAGCCTCGAGCGGATCCAAACGCCGAGATCCGCGGCCACGCGTGGGTCGAGCTCGATGGCGTGCCCTACGCCGAGGAGGTGGACGAGGGCATGATCGTGACGTACGCCTACCCTTGTCTACGCTCGGGGGCTTCGCCCGGCTCGCCGGGCTGCGCCCCCAAACCCCCACCCTCATGA
- a CDS encoding radical SAM protein, which yields MAVTWVAFHLTDRCQLDCQHCLRDPAQKPKDLPLAIFRKVLAEARALYRTRQVALTGGEPTLHPELEGVLDAIVEQDYTWHLVTNGKRFEHLLALLRDDPARRERLTAVNLSLDGADEATHDGIRAKGSFREVMKAVTLCEAHGIPFVLQMTLNARNVHQIEAFGLMAAQLGAARASFSMLQATGTHHDKALFMPARAWAAAQDRIERLARALTLPVSMPEGFPKEQPFHVCEPFKSEQLHVDVEGRLNLCCQHAGVPSEGPPRDVAADLGETSLAEGHRRLLGIIHETQAAKLEAMTRGELDAWDHFPCNWCMKHFAKPHWTEEGAGGPEAQRERWRGAWAPKVSLPVVR from the coding sequence ATGGCCGTCACCTGGGTCGCCTTCCACCTCACCGACCGCTGCCAGCTCGACTGCCAGCACTGCCTGCGCGATCCGGCCCAGAAGCCGAAAGACCTGCCCCTCGCGATCTTCCGCAAGGTCCTCGCCGAAGCCCGCGCCCTCTACCGCACCCGCCAGGTGGCGCTCACCGGCGGCGAGCCCACGCTCCACCCCGAGCTCGAGGGCGTACTCGATGCGATCGTCGAGCAAGACTACACCTGGCACCTCGTCACGAACGGCAAGCGCTTCGAGCACCTGCTCGCGCTGCTTCGCGACGACCCCGCGCGCCGCGAGCGGCTCACCGCCGTCAACCTGAGCCTCGACGGCGCCGACGAGGCGACCCACGACGGCATCCGCGCCAAGGGCAGCTTCCGCGAGGTGATGAAGGCCGTCACGCTCTGCGAGGCGCACGGCATCCCCTTCGTCCTGCAGATGACCTTGAACGCGCGCAACGTGCACCAGATCGAGGCGTTCGGGCTGATGGCCGCGCAGCTCGGGGCCGCGCGCGCGAGCTTCTCGATGCTCCAGGCGACGGGCACGCACCACGACAAGGCGCTCTTCATGCCCGCGCGCGCCTGGGCGGCCGCGCAGGACCGCATCGAGCGGCTCGCCCGCGCCCTCACCCTGCCCGTGAGCATGCCCGAGGGCTTTCCGAAGGAGCAGCCGTTCCACGTCTGCGAGCCCTTCAAGAGCGAGCAGCTCCACGTCGACGTCGAGGGCCGTTTGAACCTCTGCTGCCAGCACGCGGGCGTGCCGAGCGAGGGCCCTCCGCGCGACGTCGCCGCCGACCTCGGGGAGACGAGCCTCGCCGAGGGCCACCGGCGCCTGCTCGGCATCATCCACGAGACGCAGGCCGCGAAGCTCGAGGCCATGACGCGCGGAGAGCTCGACGCCTGGGACCACTTCCCCTGCAACTGGTGCATGAAGCACTTCGCCAAGCCCCACTGGACCGAGGAGGGGGCGGGCGGGCCGGAGGCGCAGCGAGAGCGGTGGCGGGGGGCGTGGGCTCCCAAGGTTTCGCTGCCCGTCGTGCGCTGA
- a CDS encoding class I SAM-dependent methyltransferase, whose product MDRAPRWVRALLALDKVASRIDAVREGLRDEVLLAWIPLEDRAAITGALYGGQGTYLPGGHRFESGLFGWEKRALDAPAFPRTGRVLVGAAGAGRELVALLDRGYEVTAFDPCAPFVTHAREVARGRPATVLCGSYADLVLAAESGAGPLASIAQGPPFDAVILGWGSFSHVLPSSERLALLRSVRRLAPRAPVLLSFMLRPDSSAPPESKGRVRDALRRAFSAMGAPGVSESGDHFFPDSGFFSYLMPDEIPRVAWDAGYEVALFEDGPYPHALFVPLATR is encoded by the coding sequence ATGGATAGAGCGCCCCGATGGGTCCGCGCGCTGCTCGCGCTCGACAAGGTCGCGAGCCGCATCGACGCCGTGCGTGAAGGCCTGCGCGACGAGGTGCTCCTCGCCTGGATCCCGCTCGAAGACCGCGCCGCGATCACGGGCGCGCTCTACGGCGGGCAAGGCACTTACCTGCCCGGCGGTCATCGCTTCGAGAGCGGCCTCTTCGGCTGGGAAAAGCGCGCGCTCGACGCCCCCGCTTTCCCCAGGACCGGGCGCGTGCTCGTCGGCGCAGCCGGCGCCGGCCGCGAGCTCGTCGCGCTGCTCGATCGCGGCTACGAGGTCACGGCCTTCGACCCTTGCGCGCCCTTCGTCACGCACGCCCGCGAGGTCGCCCGCGGCAGGCCCGCCACCGTTCTCTGCGGCTCCTACGCCGACCTCGTCCTCGCGGCCGAGAGCGGCGCCGGGCCGCTCGCCTCCATCGCCCAGGGCCCGCCGTTCGACGCGGTGATCCTCGGCTGGGGCAGCTTCTCGCACGTGCTGCCCTCGTCCGAGCGCCTCGCGCTCCTGCGCTCCGTTCGCCGCCTCGCGCCGCGCGCCCCGGTGCTCCTGAGCTTCATGCTCCGGCCCGACAGCTCGGCGCCTCCCGAGAGCAAGGGCCGCGTCCGCGACGCACTCCGCCGCGCCTTCTCCGCCATGGGCGCGCCCGGCGTGTCCGAGTCGGGCGATCACTTCTTCCCGGACAGCGGCTTCTTTTCCTACCTCATGCCCGACGAGATCCCGCGCGTCGCCTGGGACGCTGGCTACGAGGTCGCGTTGTTCGAAGACGGACCTTATCCGCACGCGCTTTTCGTGCCGCTCGCCACGCGCTGA
- a CDS encoding nucleotidyltransferase family protein has product MKSTLSPLLLRLLRDPQAAFPEPSAEAHAEALLRRHVMTQLSSALSSRGERALVVKGAALGLTVYPQPAARPMKDIDLVVPPRRERAVLSALSAAGMQIQRDPARPESASMLETQLFAPAGALRVLVEVHASLDKIAPRPIDPEELLGRATVAPGLPSLLLPDPIDHALLVVQHAASHEFRHTLALLDFELLLRSGLDRAELSRRARAFGLVTATFVLLSALHTLGAASVTDALVRAFDPGLVRRAALRPFYDLDAYPVARRKAELGARWILGQTPLRDDLGAWTRGVLRYGAVRAKERIHG; this is encoded by the coding sequence ATGAAGTCGACACTCTCCCCGCTCCTGCTCCGCCTCCTGCGCGATCCCCAGGCCGCCTTCCCCGAGCCCTCGGCCGAGGCCCACGCCGAGGCCCTCTTGCGCCGGCACGTCATGACGCAGCTCTCGAGCGCGCTCTCCTCGCGCGGCGAGCGGGCCCTCGTCGTGAAGGGCGCCGCGCTCGGGCTCACCGTCTACCCGCAGCCGGCCGCGCGCCCGATGAAGGACATCGACCTCGTCGTGCCCCCGCGCCGCGAGCGCGCCGTCCTCTCCGCGCTCTCGGCCGCGGGCATGCAAATCCAGCGCGATCCCGCGCGCCCCGAGAGCGCGTCCATGCTCGAGACGCAGCTCTTCGCCCCCGCGGGAGCGCTCCGCGTGCTGGTCGAGGTGCACGCCTCGCTCGACAAGATCGCCCCGCGCCCGATCGACCCCGAGGAGCTGCTCGGCCGCGCCACGGTCGCGCCGGGGCTGCCTTCGCTCCTCTTGCCCGATCCGATCGATCACGCCCTGCTCGTCGTGCAGCACGCGGCGAGCCACGAGTTCCGTCACACGCTCGCCCTGCTCGACTTCGAGCTTCTCCTGCGCAGCGGCCTCGATCGCGCGGAGCTATCGCGCCGCGCCCGCGCCTTCGGCCTCGTCACCGCGACCTTCGTCCTGCTCTCGGCCCTGCACACGCTCGGCGCGGCGAGCGTGACGGACGCGCTCGTCCGCGCCTTCGATCCTGGCCTCGTGCGGCGCGCGGCCCTGCGGCCCTTCTACGACCTCGACGCCTACCCCGTGGCCCGTCGAAAGGCTGAGCTCGGCGCGCGCTGGATCCTCGGTCAAACCCCGCTGCGCGACGATCTCGGCGCCTGGACGCGCGGCGTTTTGCGCTACGGGGCCGTGCGTGCCAAGGAGCGGATTCATGGATAG
- a CDS encoding ATP-binding cassette domain-containing protein, with translation MASPRPPLPTLLAPARALLRGGAGSLAIVAATALAQRVALPLAALWLGDRGERAAAAALFAAALLSFVRARAAHQLAQTVRLRLVGLYLGPLERGEVVPPPSSDAITARLATALPTLVSWAVEGVAVVVASAVAVPVVAALLAYALGPAALVPLGFAGAVGAAITMGTSSRVEAAWTRSFERSRGLLESMSAAFTGAAELVAHGRAGAEVERLRRGVLAWSSAELSARTASALSSWGALVATLAAALGASALLGEHTRLGGRGDDAYRGFLLVLSAIPTLQMLVAGLANLVYARDELAHVGSGLVGGRTTNRGAPAQDPAAFDPRAEIRVEGVSFAYAKESAPVLRDLSFMLPAGESLAIVGPNGAGKTTLLYLLLGLARPTGGRVHVGGEEPEPSGDRLAFVSQLPYDPPEATIAESLRAFDPGASDARLVQALSDVGLWSALVARAGSEAAALALPRASLSRGQAQRARIARALVREARLIVLDEPEAHLDAESTAELASLLQRLAGERRIIAAIHDRSLAAFAHRTIELRSTS, from the coding sequence TTGGCCTCTCCGCGTCCGCCGCTCCCGACCCTCCTCGCCCCCGCCCGCGCCCTGTTGCGCGGCGGCGCCGGGAGCCTCGCGATCGTCGCGGCCACAGCCCTCGCCCAGCGCGTCGCCTTGCCGCTCGCGGCCCTGTGGCTCGGTGACAGGGGCGAAAGAGCCGCAGCCGCCGCGCTCTTCGCCGCGGCCCTCCTGAGCTTCGTCCGCGCCCGCGCCGCCCACCAGCTCGCGCAGACCGTGCGCCTGCGCCTCGTCGGCCTCTACCTCGGCCCCCTCGAGCGCGGCGAGGTCGTCCCGCCCCCCTCGTCCGACGCGATCACCGCGCGCCTCGCCACCGCGCTGCCGACCCTCGTGAGCTGGGCCGTCGAGGGCGTCGCCGTGGTCGTCGCGTCCGCGGTCGCGGTGCCCGTCGTCGCGGCGCTGCTCGCCTACGCCCTCGGCCCCGCCGCGCTCGTCCCGCTCGGCTTCGCGGGCGCCGTCGGGGCCGCCATCACCATGGGCACGTCGAGCCGCGTCGAGGCCGCCTGGACGCGCTCCTTCGAGCGCTCGCGCGGCCTGCTCGAATCCATGAGCGCCGCCTTCACGGGCGCCGCCGAGCTCGTCGCGCACGGCCGCGCGGGCGCCGAGGTCGAGCGCCTTCGCAGGGGCGTCCTCGCCTGGTCCTCGGCCGAGCTGTCCGCGCGCACCGCGAGCGCCCTCTCGAGCTGGGGCGCGCTCGTCGCCACGCTCGCCGCCGCCCTCGGCGCCTCTGCGCTGCTCGGCGAGCACACGCGCCTCGGCGGGCGCGGCGACGACGCCTACCGGGGCTTCCTGCTCGTGCTCTCCGCGATCCCCACCCTGCAAATGCTCGTCGCCGGCCTCGCGAACCTCGTCTACGCGAGGGACGAGCTCGCGCACGTGGGGAGCGGGCTCGTTGGGGGTCGAACGACGAACCGCGGCGCTCCCGCGCAAGACCCGGCGGCCTTCGATCCGCGCGCCGAGATCCGGGTCGAGGGCGTCTCCTTCGCGTACGCCAAGGAGAGCGCGCCCGTGCTGCGCGATCTGTCGTTCATGCTGCCCGCCGGCGAGAGCCTCGCGATCGTGGGGCCTAATGGCGCGGGCAAGACCACGCTGCTCTACCTCTTGCTCGGCCTCGCGCGCCCGACCGGCGGGCGGGTGCACGTGGGCGGCGAGGAGCCCGAGCCGTCGGGCGATCGCCTGGCTTTCGTCTCGCAGCTCCCTTACGACCCGCCCGAGGCCACGATCGCCGAGAGCCTGCGCGCCTTCGATCCCGGCGCCTCGGATGCGCGCCTCGTGCAAGCCCTCTCCGACGTGGGCCTGTGGAGCGCGCTCGTCGCGCGCGCCGGCTCCGAGGCCGCGGCCCTCGCGCTGCCCCGCGCCTCGCTCTCGCGCGGACAGGCGCAACGCGCACGCATCGCGCGCGCCCTCGTGCGCGAGGCACGTCTCATCGTCCTCGACGAGCCCGAAGCCCACCTGGACGCCGAGAGCACGGCCGAGCTCGCATCCTTGCTCCAGCGCCTCGCCGGGGAGAGGCGCATCATCGCCGCGATCCACGACCGCTCGCTCGCAGCCTTCGCGCATCGCACGATCGAGCTGCGTTCCACCTCATGA
- a CDS encoding MopE-related protein — MAMPPSPSNTQRRPRARTFSLLAALLWTGLGFAACSRTGLGTPPVDNVAAGGAGGAGGQGGDGGAGAAGGQGGQGGSVTCVVAQDCTDGDTCTTDACVAGNCQYSPRDDDGDGSISLACGGADCNDLNPEVFPGHPEVCTDAADNDCNGVADCADPACGGAPTCGCVPAPGGENCKNGKDDDCDTTADCNDADCQGTPACGCTTNEQNRCEDGFDDDCDGQIDCDDSDCASDESCICQGTPESCFDGADNDCDLLVDCADSDCFGKSPCACQPPGSPEVCTGGADEDCDKLIDCADPSCLVSPACQTCTAEICTDGKDNNCDNKIDCADPACFFAPNCQPKPEVCNNGKDDDNDTLIDCADPDCANNPICILQQANCLSPKLIPGSGTYTGDTTGNVSETQGSCGGKAGEAVFYFVLTQPSRVHLDTIGTSFDSNLYVRTGKCNSGKEIGCDDDSAGSAWAAKLDFTILYPSTYYVFLDGLTIDPEGGANEGPFVLNVEIEPNPKEQCGDGIDNDGDVYVDCADPDCASDAKCATCLLGGPGAPEFGVAACTNGLDDDCDGVTDCNDTDCSASDYYITECCNGFDENDNGIPDDFNCRCASDADCSDGQICYTHTSRSCGIPCTSYFGDVCPYVAAGSYCNTATDQCEF, encoded by the coding sequence ATGGCGATGCCCCCCTCTCCGAGCAACACGCAACGGCGCCCGCGCGCGCGGACGTTCTCCCTCCTCGCCGCGCTCCTGTGGACGGGCCTCGGCTTCGCGGCGTGCAGCCGCACGGGCCTCGGGACGCCGCCGGTCGACAACGTCGCGGCGGGCGGGGCAGGCGGGGCAGGGGGTCAGGGCGGCGACGGCGGGGCGGGGGCGGCGGGCGGTCAGGGCGGCCAGGGCGGCTCGGTCACGTGCGTGGTGGCGCAGGACTGCACCGACGGCGACACGTGCACGACCGACGCCTGCGTGGCGGGCAACTGCCAGTATTCGCCGCGCGACGACGACGGCGACGGCTCGATCTCGCTCGCGTGCGGCGGCGCCGACTGCAACGATCTGAACCCCGAGGTTTTTCCGGGGCACCCCGAGGTCTGCACCGACGCGGCCGACAACGATTGCAACGGCGTCGCCGATTGCGCCGACCCGGCCTGCGGGGGCGCGCCGACCTGCGGCTGCGTGCCCGCGCCCGGGGGCGAGAACTGCAAGAACGGCAAGGACGACGACTGCGACACCACCGCCGACTGCAACGACGCCGATTGCCAGGGCACGCCCGCATGCGGCTGCACGACGAACGAGCAGAACCGCTGCGAAGACGGGTTCGACGACGATTGCGACGGCCAGATCGACTGCGACGACTCCGACTGCGCCTCCGACGAGAGCTGCATCTGCCAGGGCACGCCCGAGTCTTGCTTCGACGGGGCCGACAACGATTGCGATCTCCTGGTCGACTGCGCGGACTCCGATTGCTTCGGCAAGTCTCCCTGCGCCTGCCAGCCGCCGGGCTCGCCCGAGGTGTGCACGGGCGGGGCCGACGAGGATTGCGACAAGCTCATCGACTGCGCCGACCCGAGCTGCCTCGTCTCCCCCGCGTGCCAAACCTGTACGGCCGAGATCTGCACGGACGGCAAGGACAACAACTGCGACAACAAGATCGACTGCGCCGACCCGGCCTGCTTCTTCGCGCCGAACTGCCAGCCGAAGCCCGAGGTCTGCAACAACGGCAAGGACGACGATAACGACACGCTCATCGATTGCGCCGATCCGGACTGCGCGAACAACCCGATCTGCATCTTGCAGCAAGCGAATTGCCTGTCGCCCAAGCTCATCCCGGGCTCGGGCACGTACACGGGCGACACGACGGGCAACGTGAGCGAGACGCAGGGGAGCTGCGGCGGAAAGGCGGGGGAGGCGGTCTTCTATTTCGTGCTCACGCAGCCGTCGCGCGTGCACCTCGACACGATCGGGACGAGCTTCGACTCGAACCTGTACGTGCGCACGGGCAAGTGCAACTCGGGCAAGGAGATCGGCTGCGACGACGACAGCGCCGGCAGCGCGTGGGCGGCGAAGCTCGACTTCACGATCCTCTACCCGTCGACCTATTACGTGTTCCTCGACGGCCTCACGATCGACCCGGAGGGCGGGGCGAACGAGGGGCCGTTCGTGCTCAACGTCGAGATCGAGCCGAACCCGAAGGAGCAGTGCGGGGACGGGATCGACAACGACGGCGACGTCTACGTCGATTGCGCGGACCCCGATTGCGCGTCCGACGCCAAGTGCGCGACCTGCCTGCTCGGCGGCCCGGGCGCGCCCGAGTTCGGCGTGGCTGCGTGCACGAACGGGCTCGACGACGACTGCGACGGGGTCACGGACTGCAACGACACGGACTGCAGCGCGAGCGATTACTACATCACCGAGTGCTGCAACGGCTTCGACGAGAACGACAACGGAATCCCCGACGACTTCAACTGCCGCTGCGCCTCGGACGCCGACTGCTCGGACGGGCAAATCTGCTACACGCACACTTCGCGCTCCTGCGGCATCCCCTGCACGAGCTACTTCGGCGACGTCTGCCCGTACGTGGCGGCGGGCTCGTACTGCAATACGGCGACGGATCAGTGCGAGTTCTGA
- a CDS encoding glutathione S-transferase family protein: MTTDRKVTLYHSPQSRSTGIAILLEELGAPHDLHILDMKKGEQREPAYLAINPLGKVPAVKHGDAIITEQVAIVIYLADLFPEAGITPAIGDPLRGPYLRWLVYYAASFEPAVVDRAMKREVAPQGVSPYGDFDTMLKVITDQLAKGPYLLGERFTAADVLWGTALGWTTSFKLVPEHPVIMDYVKRLAARPAPIRVHERDTALAAARDAAAGTAG, translated from the coding sequence ATGACGACCGACCGCAAAGTCACGCTCTACCATTCACCCCAGAGCCGCTCGACCGGGATCGCGATCCTGCTCGAGGAGCTCGGCGCGCCTCACGATCTGCACATCCTCGACATGAAGAAGGGCGAGCAGCGCGAGCCGGCTTATCTCGCCATCAACCCGCTCGGCAAGGTGCCGGCGGTGAAGCACGGCGACGCGATCATCACCGAGCAGGTCGCGATCGTCATCTATCTCGCCGACCTCTTCCCCGAAGCCGGCATCACGCCCGCCATCGGCGATCCGCTGCGCGGGCCCTATCTGCGCTGGCTCGTCTACTACGCCGCGAGCTTCGAGCCGGCCGTCGTCGACCGCGCCATGAAGCGCGAGGTGGCCCCGCAGGGCGTGAGCCCCTACGGCGATTTCGATACGATGCTGAAGGTCATCACCGACCAGCTCGCCAAGGGCCCTTATCTCCTCGGCGAACGCTTCACGGCCGCCGACGTGCTATGGGGCACCGCGCTCGGCTGGACCACGAGCTTCAAGCTCGTCCCCGAGCACCCGGTCATCATGGATTACGTCAAGCGCCTCGCCGCCCGCCCCGCCCCGATCCGCGTCCACGAGCGCGACACCGCGCTCGCCGCCGCGCGTGACGCCGCGGCTGGCACGGCTGGCTGA
- a CDS encoding AAA-like domain-containing protein, with amino-acid sequence MTVRSVRTSEPAAPRSDEARSGLRERRFPYTGTLPEGALYVERPADRILPEALARGEYCHVLAPRQIGKSSLRLRVARKLAAQGIRCASIDLTSIGSAATADEWYFGLVEEVSRKLALPDPVPFWEKHQHAAPARRWATYVREILREALAGQRLVVMLDEIDAVRLVSFPMDDFFLTIREMFEGRSEDESLNRISFCLIGVTTPDDLIQNKQATPFNISRQVHLRDFTRAEMSTLAPGLEDLGASPAALLDAVYGWTEGHPYMTMRTCAALSERGPIAPGGEQAQVDEVVRDAFLAHPFEDPNLGYAAKRFDDPGFDRPEALLTDKILLLRRLLDGERVAADLESPVQMELRLCGMVKGVEDAEGEWLLPRNRIFTTVFDAAWLQGRGDRRFLAGAIWKWRESGKNKDYLLRGEALTEALRRDPRLWTEEEREFLMRSGEDEIAFWRASVDFVEPNRAVYDISSEATIQLLATSSRFNRTTAYITRSLVVVFIIIGIPCTLFSLLRILNQESPWPEIPLTIIGLIFITFAVLISRAQKKLTPITNELNQAFEHLSRRMPPHGESRQLMDRLVAELEAKIAARNEQLRVLSPHRSSSSSSDLGR; translated from the coding sequence ATGACGGTCCGTTCCGTCCGTACGTCCGAACCTGCTGCGCCCCGGAGCGACGAGGCTCGTTCAGGCCTTCGGGAGCGGCGGTTTCCGTACACGGGGACCCTGCCGGAGGGCGCGCTCTACGTGGAGCGCCCCGCGGATCGCATCCTGCCCGAGGCCCTCGCGAGGGGCGAGTATTGCCATGTCCTCGCGCCCCGGCAGATCGGCAAGTCGAGCCTGCGGCTGCGCGTGGCGCGGAAGCTCGCGGCGCAGGGAATCCGCTGTGCGTCGATCGACCTGACGTCCATCGGCTCGGCGGCAACTGCGGACGAGTGGTACTTCGGGCTCGTGGAGGAGGTGTCGCGAAAGCTCGCGCTGCCCGACCCGGTTCCATTCTGGGAGAAACATCAGCACGCGGCCCCGGCGCGACGCTGGGCGACGTACGTGCGGGAGATCTTGCGGGAGGCTCTCGCCGGGCAGCGGTTGGTCGTGATGCTCGACGAGATCGATGCAGTGCGCCTGGTCTCGTTCCCGATGGACGATTTCTTTTTGACCATCCGGGAGATGTTCGAGGGGCGGAGCGAAGACGAGTCGCTGAATCGGATCTCGTTTTGCCTGATCGGGGTGACGACGCCGGACGATTTGATCCAGAACAAGCAAGCGACGCCGTTCAACATCAGCCGCCAGGTGCATTTGCGTGACTTCACGCGGGCGGAGATGAGCACGCTCGCGCCTGGGCTGGAGGATCTGGGAGCGTCTCCTGCGGCGCTGCTCGACGCGGTGTACGGGTGGACCGAGGGGCATCCGTACATGACGATGCGAACGTGCGCGGCGCTCTCGGAGCGCGGACCGATTGCGCCAGGGGGTGAGCAGGCCCAGGTCGACGAGGTGGTCCGGGACGCGTTCCTGGCGCATCCGTTCGAGGATCCGAATCTTGGCTATGCTGCAAAGCGGTTCGACGACCCGGGTTTCGATCGGCCAGAGGCGCTCTTGACGGACAAGATCCTGCTGCTCCGGCGATTGCTGGATGGCGAGCGGGTTGCCGCGGATCTCGAGAGCCCGGTGCAGATGGAGCTGCGGCTCTGCGGGATGGTGAAGGGCGTCGAGGATGCGGAGGGCGAATGGCTGCTGCCCAGGAACCGGATCTTCACGACGGTGTTCGATGCGGCGTGGCTGCAAGGGCGTGGGGACAGGCGCTTTCTGGCGGGGGCGATCTGGAAGTGGCGGGAGTCGGGCAAGAACAAGGATTACCTGCTTCGGGGGGAAGCGCTCACGGAGGCGCTGCGCAGAGATCCGCGGTTGTGGACGGAGGAAGAGCGCGAGTTCTTGATGCGGAGCGGGGAGGATGAAATTGCATTCTGGCGGGCGTCCGTAGACTTCGTGGAGCCTAACCGCGCGGTCTACGACATATCGAGCGAGGCCACAATCCAATTATTAGCAACCAGCAGCAGATTCAACCGCACAACAGCGTACATCACCCGCAGTCTCGTCGTAGTATTCATCATCATTGGCATACCCTGCACACTCTTCAGCCTGCTCCGAATACTCAATCAAGAGAGCCCATGGCCAGAGATTCCATTAACAATAATTGGACTCATATTCATCACATTTGCGGTCCTAATTTCCAGAGCACAAAAGAAGCTCACACCTATCACCAACGAACTCAATCAGGCATTTGAGCATCTATCGCGTCGGATGCCGCCGCATGGTGAATCACGCCAGTTGATGGATAGACTCGTCGCGGAGCTGGAGGCCAAGATCGCCGCCAGGAACGAACAACTGCGCGTGCTCTCCCCCCACCGATCCTCTTCGAGCAGCTCTGATCTTGGTCGTTGA